A region of Ictidomys tridecemlineatus isolate mIctTri1 chromosome 4, mIctTri1.hap1, whole genome shotgun sequence DNA encodes the following proteins:
- the Pgap4 gene encoding GPI-N-acetylgalactosamine transferase PGAP4 has protein sequence MSTSTSSAAMLLRRLRRLSWGSTAVQLFILTVVTFGLLAPLACHRLLHSYFYLRNWHLNQMSQEFLQQSLKEGEAALHYFEELPSANGSVPIVWQATPRPWLVITIITVDRQPGFHYVLQVVSQFHRLLQQCGPQCEGHQLFLCNVERSVSHFDAKLLSKYVPVANRYEGTEDDYGDDPSTNSFEKEKQDYVYCLESSLQTYNPDYVLMVEDDAVPEEQIFPVLEHLLRARFSEPHLQDALYLKLYHPERLQNYINPEPMRILEWVGVGMLLGPLLTWIYMRFASRPGFSWPVMLFFSLYSMGLVELVGRHYFLELRRLSPSLYSVVPASQCCTPAMLFPAPAARRTLTYLSQVYCHKGFGKDMALYSLLRAKGERAYVVEPNLVKHIGLFSSLRYNFHPSLL, from the coding sequence ATGAGCACATCAACCTCTTCAGCTGCCATGCTCCTCCGGAGGCTGCGGCGACTCTCCTGGGGCAGCACTGCTGTCCAGCTTTTCATCCTAACAGTGGTGACATTCGGCCTGCTGGCCCCCTTGGCCTGTCACCGACTTCTGCACTCTTACTTCTATCTACGCAATTGGCATCTGAACCAAATGAGCCAAGAGTTCCTGCAGCAAAGTTTGAAGGAAGGGGAGGCTGCCCTTCATTACTTTGAGGAGCTGCCTTCTGCCAACGGCTCAGTGCCCATTGTCTGGCAGGCCACTCCTCGGCCCTGGCTGGTGATCACCATCATCACTGTGGACAGGCAGCCAGGCTTCCACTATGTCCTGCAGGTGGTATCCCAGTTCCACCGGCTGCTGCAGCAGTGTGGCCCGCAGTGCGAGGGGCACCAGCTCTTCCTGTGCAATGTGGAGCGTAGCGTGAGCCATTTTGATGCCAAGCTGCTCTCCAAGTATGTCCCTGTGGCCAACCGCTATGAGGGCACTGAGGATGATTACGGTGACGACCCTTCGACCAACTCCtttgagaaagagaaacaggACTATGTCTATTGTCTGGAATCATCACTGCAGACCTACAACCCAGACTACGTCCTGATGGTAGAAGATGATGCTGTTCCGGAGGAGCAGATCTTCCCAGTCTTGGAGCATTTGCTACGGGCTCGCTTCTCCGAGCCACATCTCCAAGATGCCCTGTATCTAAAGCTGTATCATCCCGAGAGGCTTCAGAACTACATCAACCCAGAGCCCATGCGGATCCTGGAGTGGGTCGGCGTGGGCATGCTGCTAGGGCCTTTGCTCACCTGGATATACATGAGGTTTGCCAGCCGTCCGGGCTTTAGCTGGCCTGTCATGCTCTTCTTCTCCTTGTATAGCATGGGGCTGGTTGAACTCGTGGGCCGGCACTATTTCCTGGAACTGCGGCGCCTGAGTCCTTCCTTGTACAGTGTGGTTCCTGCCTCTCAGTGTTGCACCCCAGCCATGCTCTTCCCTGCCCCTGCAGCCCGCCGGACCCTCACCTACCTGTCCCAGGTGTACTGCCACAAGGGCTTTGGCAAGGACATGGCACTGTACTCACTGTTGAGGGCCAAGGGAGAGCGGGCCTATGTGGTGGAGCCCAACCTGGTGAAACACATTGGGCTCTTCTCCAGCCTCCGGTACAACTTTCATCCCAGTCTGCTCTAG